The Burkholderia pyrrocinia genome has a segment encoding these proteins:
- a CDS encoding GNAT family N-acetyltransferase encodes MEDTLTKPAGAADAVEGEVAVALDGVAHGHAAQVVEHTLDAWHPDDSPDVLLDAFVELFNTDTRHDAATISVPLGGASAAAVESYVARAVREGVIDGAQVAGDTLRLNVSRTTFWQNGRPWLKAPASGGMPLRYAITNGHRHPVRPPSPAGEIYARTMPQVGMTFSLRTVDIDAHADLFSGWMNLDRVAQFWDQRGTRDEHAAYLAERLADPHMHPMIGYFDDTPFGYFEFYWAKEDRLAPFYDAHDYDRGLHLLIGDSRFQSAGKLHAWWSGVLHYMFVDEPRTQRLVGEPRVDHVRHIAYMHRLGFYTLKEFDFPHKRAALTVIERDTFFDTFRLP; translated from the coding sequence ATGGAAGACACGCTGACGAAGCCGGCTGGCGCCGCTGATGCCGTCGAAGGCGAGGTGGCGGTTGCGCTCGACGGTGTCGCGCACGGCCACGCGGCGCAGGTCGTCGAGCACACGCTCGACGCATGGCATCCCGACGACTCGCCGGACGTACTGCTCGATGCGTTCGTCGAGCTGTTCAACACCGATACGCGGCACGACGCGGCAACGATCTCGGTGCCGCTCGGCGGCGCCAGTGCGGCGGCCGTCGAGTCGTACGTCGCGCGCGCGGTGCGCGAAGGCGTGATCGACGGCGCGCAGGTCGCCGGCGACACGCTGCGCCTGAACGTGTCGCGCACGACGTTCTGGCAGAACGGGCGGCCGTGGCTGAAGGCGCCCGCATCGGGCGGGATGCCGCTGCGCTACGCGATCACGAACGGCCACCGGCACCCGGTGCGGCCGCCGTCGCCGGCCGGCGAGATCTATGCGCGCACCATGCCGCAGGTCGGGATGACGTTCAGCCTGCGCACCGTCGATATCGACGCGCACGCGGACCTGTTCAGCGGCTGGATGAACCTCGATCGCGTCGCGCAGTTCTGGGACCAGCGCGGCACGCGCGACGAGCATGCGGCGTATCTCGCCGAGCGGCTCGCCGATCCGCACATGCATCCGATGATCGGCTATTTCGACGACACGCCGTTCGGTTATTTCGAGTTCTACTGGGCGAAGGAGGACCGCCTCGCGCCGTTCTACGACGCGCACGACTACGATCGCGGGCTGCACCTGCTGATCGGCGATTCGCGCTTCCAGAGCGCGGGCAAGCTGCATGCGTGGTGGAGCGGGGTGCTGCACTACATGTTCGTCGACGAACCGCGCACGCAGCGGCTCGTCGGCGAGCCGCGCGTCGATCACGTGCGACATATTGCGTACATGCACCGGCTCGGGTTCTACACGCTGAAGGAATTCGACTTCCCGCACAAGCGCGCGGCGCTCACCGTGATCGAGCGCGACACATTCTTCGACACTTTCCGGTTGCCGTGA